A single window of Acidobacteriota bacterium DNA harbors:
- the obgE gene encoding GTPase ObgE: protein MFVDYVEIEVVAGNGGQGCVSFHTEKYIPRGGPDGGDGGGGGDVEAVADSNLTTLLDFRYRARYKAENGQPGSGSLKTGRSGQLVRIRVPVGTIVKDLDSGAPVCDLDSPGAEITLARGGKGGRGNAFFKSPVNQAPRKAQPGLPGESHRLSLELKLLADVGLVGQPNAGKSTILATFSAARPKIAEYPFTTLIPNLGIVRLREYKSCVMADIPGLIKGAAEGKGLGHQFLKHIQRTAVLVYVIDVNDDDITNTQAVLQRELAGFDPALPARPALTVISKVDTLSQQALKEVSRRLPQEYIYLSAVAGTGSDAFLQAIERELDRERTKGTTD from the coding sequence ATGTTTGTCGATTACGTTGAGATTGAGGTGGTTGCCGGCAACGGCGGGCAGGGCTGCGTGTCTTTCCACACGGAGAAGTACATTCCTAGGGGCGGCCCGGACGGCGGTGACGGCGGTGGTGGTGGTGACGTCGAAGCGGTGGCCGACAGCAACCTGACCACCCTTCTGGATTTTCGGTACCGGGCGCGGTATAAAGCCGAAAACGGACAGCCCGGATCCGGTTCACTGAAAACCGGAAGGTCCGGTCAGCTGGTGCGAATTCGGGTACCGGTGGGTACTATCGTAAAAGACCTGGATAGTGGCGCTCCGGTGTGTGACCTTGACAGCCCGGGGGCGGAGATTACACTGGCGCGTGGCGGAAAGGGCGGGCGGGGCAATGCCTTTTTCAAGTCGCCAGTCAATCAGGCCCCGCGCAAGGCTCAGCCGGGCCTGCCCGGCGAAAGCCACCGTCTGTCTCTGGAGTTGAAACTTCTGGCCGACGTCGGCCTGGTCGGTCAGCCCAACGCCGGCAAATCAACCATCCTGGCCACTTTTTCGGCGGCGCGGCCAAAGATTGCCGAGTACCCGTTCACAACACTGATTCCCAATCTCGGTATTGTCAGGCTCCGGGAGTACAAGTCCTGCGTCATGGCCGACATTCCGGGATTGATCAAGGGCGCGGCCGAGGGTAAAGGGCTGGGACACCAGTTTCTCAAACATATCCAGCGGACGGCCGTGCTGGTGTACGTGATTGACGTCAATGATGATGACATTACGAACACTCAGGCCGTACTCCAGCGAGAACTGGCCGGGTTTGACCCGGCCCTGCCGGCGCGACCGGCCCTGACCGTGATTTCCAAAGTGGACACGTTGTCCCAGCAGGCGCTAAAAGAGGTTTCCCGGCGCCTGCCTCAGGAGTATATTTACCTGTCGGCCGTGGCCGGCACTGGTTCAGACGCGTTTCTTCAGGCCATAGAGAGAGAACTT
- a CDS encoding CDP-alcohol phosphatidyltransferase family protein: protein MSRDVQGLPGINQRKRQFYEESSLVLGKICLRLGLKPNFLTGASVLCALISGICFWKGALGWGVFWMLATALTDMLDGATARAGKMGTLFGGILDHVSDRYGEFFILAGITLSGAVHPGWGLFALFGMMIASYTRAAAESMGRIENCAVGIVGRLEKFVLIIAGSLVEIYLPSGTWPRGGWLEFALIVVGVTSLITGIQRLVYTKKILDDRREA, encoded by the coding sequence ATGAGCAGGGACGTACAAGGTTTGCCGGGGATCAATCAGCGAAAGCGGCAGTTCTACGAGGAGTCATCGCTCGTTCTGGGTAAAATCTGCCTGCGGCTGGGCCTGAAGCCGAACTTCCTGACCGGTGCATCAGTCCTTTGCGCTCTCATATCCGGCATCTGCTTCTGGAAAGGTGCGCTCGGCTGGGGAGTGTTCTGGATGCTGGCCACGGCGCTTACCGATATGCTCGACGGCGCGACGGCGCGAGCCGGCAAGATGGGAACCCTCTTCGGCGGCATCCTGGACCACGTGTCAGACCGCTACGGGGAGTTCTTTATACTGGCCGGTATCACTTTGTCCGGAGCAGTTCATCCGGGCTGGGGCCTGTTTGCCCTCTTCGGCATGATGATCGCCAGTTACACGCGCGCCGCTGCCGAATCCATGGGCAGGATCGAAAACTGCGCGGTAGGCATCGTCGGCCGCCTGGAGAAATTCGTCCTGATAATAGCAGGCTCCTTGGTCGAAATCTACCTGCCCTCGGGGACCTGGCCGCGCGGGGGCTGGCTGGAATTCGCCCTGATAGTGGTCGGCGTGACGTCGCTTATCACCGGTATCCAGCGGCTGGTTTATACAAAAAAGATCCTGGACGACAGACGGGAAGCGTGA
- a CDS encoding PfkB family carbohydrate kinase: protein MITAIGNPVYDYIRTPKVDTKERILSGCSTNAALALAKMGEEVRLIGAIGDDFKEQFIRDLAPYHMQHEIVPSRESGGFSLIYYDDFGNRTLDLLGRAGGIGRLEPQAYADSGAVLLGPILKELTFEDIRDIRANHDGLLFCDPQGLLRGAHDNGRIFHEKPEGIEGILGICDIVKPNELEGMVLTGINCREDPYEAARIIKSWGPRLVIVTLAELGSVIYDGDEFINIPPYEIDLVDATGAGDTYMGGFVFEYLRTGGDLWQAGCYASCTSSVMIEQVGPHFKMSEAMIRERQEELLARRDFKPAVARKI from the coding sequence GTGATCACGGCGATCGGCAACCCTGTATACGACTACATCAGGACTCCTAAAGTCGACACGAAAGAGCGGATTCTCTCCGGCTGTTCCACCAACGCCGCGCTTGCCCTGGCCAAGATGGGTGAAGAGGTCAGGCTGATCGGGGCAATCGGCGACGACTTCAAAGAACAGTTTATCCGCGACCTGGCACCTTACCACATGCAGCATGAGATTGTCCCCTCTCGCGAGTCCGGCGGTTTCTCGCTCATTTACTACGACGACTTCGGCAACCGCACGCTCGACCTGCTCGGTCGGGCCGGCGGCATTGGCCGGCTTGAGCCGCAAGCGTACGCGGACTCCGGGGCCGTGCTGCTCGGGCCCATTCTCAAGGAGTTGACGTTCGAAGACATACGTGACATTCGCGCCAATCATGACGGCCTGCTCTTTTGCGACCCGCAGGGCCTGCTGCGCGGAGCACATGACAACGGCCGCATCTTTCACGAAAAGCCGGAGGGTATCGAAGGCATTCTCGGTATATGCGATATCGTCAAGCCGAACGAGTTGGAGGGCATGGTACTCACCGGGATCAACTGCCGCGAGGACCCTTACGAGGCGGCCAGGATTATCAAGTCGTGGGGGCCGCGCCTCGTGATCGTTACGCTGGCCGAACTGGGGTCAGTCATCTACGACGGCGACGAATTCATCAACATCCCGCCCTACGAAATCGACCTCGTCGACGCTACCGGCGCCGGTGACACGTACATGGGCGGGTTCGTTTTCGAATACCTCAGGACCGGCGGCGACCTGTGGCAAGCCGGTTGCTATGCCTCCTGCACGTCGTCTGTCATGATCGAGCAGGTGGGGCCGCATTTCAAGATGAGCGAGGCCATGATCCGCGAACGGCAGGAAGAGCTTCTGGCCCGGCGCGACTTCAAACCCGCCGTAGCCCGGAAGATATAG